Proteins from a genomic interval of Spirochaetota bacterium:
- a CDS encoding STAS domain-containing protein yields the protein MDITKRTKDDVVILDISGEIDLYNAPEIKDIINSLIEEKKFNVIINLEKVTYIDSSGIGALISSLSNLKKYQGGLKIINVFASVRKVFELTKLTSFFEIYDSEEAAIESFKR from the coding sequence ATGGATATTACAAAAAGAACCAAGGATGATGTTGTCATACTGGATATATCTGGCGAGATAGACCTTTACAATGCTCCAGAAATTAAGGACATCATCAATAGCCTTATAGAAGAAAAAAAATTTAATGTCATCATTAATCTGGAAAAAGTAACGTATATTGATTCTTCAGGGATTGGAGCATTGATATCCAGCCTTTCAAATTTAAAGAAATATCAGGGTGGATTAAAGATCATTAATGTTTTTGCTTCAGTACGGAAGGTGTTTGAACTCACAAAGTTAACATCCTTCTTTGAAATATATGATTCTGAAGAGGCTGCCATAGAGTCATTCAAACGGTAA